From the genome of Longispora fulva:
GGGTGAGTACAGCTAGCAAGCACTGTCGGTGGTTGGTGTTATCGTCCCGCGTCATGGTGGAGTTCGTTGGTGAAGATCTCACGGGTTCTTTGTTCCGGCTCACCCGGCTGAACGGCGTCGAGTTCCGCGGTTGCGAGTTCGCGGACACCCGGTTTCGGATCGTGGAGATGTCCGGCGTCACGATGCGGGGTGTGGAGCTGCACAATGTCGAGATCTCCGGTGACGTCGGAAACCTGAAGGTCAACGGGGTCGAAGTTAAAGCGCTCGTGGAGGCCGAGCTCGACCGGCGCTATCCCGAGCGGGCCAGGATGCGTCCGACTGACGCCGCTGGGTTCGGCGAGGCGTGGCAGGTCATCGAGCGGCTGTGGGACGGCTCTGTCGAACGGGCCCGCGGCCTGGATCCTGATCTGTTGCACGCCTCCGTTGACGGAGAGTGGTCGTTCATCGAGACGCTGCGGCACCTGGTGTTGGTCACCGACGGGTGGATCCGACGGACCGTCCTTCTCGATCCGTCGCCGTGGCACCCGCTGGGCCTGCCCTGGGACGACCCGGACGAGACGCGGGCCCTGCCCGCCGGCATCACCCGCGACCGCGACGCGCGGCCGACGCTCGACACCCTGCTCGACCTCCGTCGGGACCGGATGGCGACGGTCCGCGACATCGTCGCCGGCGTCTCCGACGAGTCCCTCGATGCCGAGACCACGCCGGTCGGGACTCCGGGGTGGCCGGAGTCTCGTAACCGTCGCCTGCGTGACGTACTGCTGCACGTGTTTCACGAGGAGTGGGAGCATCGGCTCTACGCGGAGCGCGACCTCAACGCCCTGGAAGCGCATTAGGGCAAGGAGTCTCGCTCGTGGTTACGCGACCGGCGTCGCGGGGGTGAGCATCCCGATCATCGGCTCACTCGGCGACATCGTCATCGCGCTCGCCCTGCGTACGCCGGCGGC
Proteins encoded in this window:
- a CDS encoding DinB family protein, whose translation is MVEFVGEDLTGSLFRLTRLNGVEFRGCEFADTRFRIVEMSGVTMRGVELHNVEISGDVGNLKVNGVEVKALVEAELDRRYPERARMRPTDAAGFGEAWQVIERLWDGSVERARGLDPDLLHASVDGEWSFIETLRHLVLVTDGWIRRTVLLDPSPWHPLGLPWDDPDETRALPAGITRDRDARPTLDTLLDLRRDRMATVRDIVAGVSDESLDAETTPVGTPGWPESRNRRLRDVLLHVFHEEWEHRLYAERDLNALEAH